The Penaeus monodon isolate SGIC_2016 chromosome 8, NSTDA_Pmon_1, whole genome shotgun sequence sequence cgaaatagatacatagagagaactTTGACAAGTTTATATAGTGGTAGTGAGacagagctgaatcaggtctctgGAGGAAGGTCAAGGTCAAACATTCTGGGAAGGCTTTACTTACTAACGACGAAGTAAGGTCATTGAAGCCCCAATGcagttgaaattaggcaatatgctaattaacagagcttctagcatttttctttcacacacacacacgcacacacacacacacacacacacacacacacacacacacacacacacacacacacacacacacacatatatatatatatatatatatatatatatatatatatatatatatttatatatatatatatatatatatatatatatatatatatatatataaacacatacattatgtatgcatgttgtatatagatatatagacacacacacacttagcttATCTTAGGGCTGTCCATCgattgatgatatatgatataatgatataatctccTCATAACCTGCtatgaaagatgaagatgatgccaCCGGCAATGACGTTGGTGCAAGCACTCATTGCCGTGGAGGCTAATGCAGTGGCCGAAGATCTTGCTGCAATATTGGCGcgtgaatagatagacaggtacagGAGGCCCGGCTAATTCTTGTAGACGTTTTGTGCGGTTTTCTGCACGCTTTAGAGAAagtttgttttctattatttggTGAAATCATGCACATGTTTCCCCTTGTTCCTGTTACTGGCGAGTCTCAAGTGCCGAAGGTTGAAGTTATCACTGTTTCAAGATGGTTTTACATTGATCTTTGAAtcttttcttttgccttcctGGCGGATGATGCAGCTGTCCATACAGAATTTCCCAAGGAAGTTTATTGTCTGTCATTCTTATAACATGGCCTATCCACAAGAGATGGCACTTGGCAAATGTGGACTCAATGCCAGAAGTGTTGGTTCCAATGTAAATAGTGTCGTAGGAAATGTGGTTTTACCATATTATGCCGAGGATACGTTTAAGGCACTAGTACTTATATATGTCATCTGAACAAAGTTCATGCCTTAGTCCCATAAAGAAGGGTTTACACACACAATGTTACACTTCAGCCTTGGTTGTGGCTTTAAGGTTATGGTTGTTGAAAACTGGCTGGCCAGGCCGTCCGAATGCCACAGAGGTCTTGCTTATCCTAACATTGATTTCTATGTCTATTgagtatgataaagataatatgctgcctttaacccaatgtcagcgggtttatgtactgtcctctttagattttagtgagctttgttacatacagatggctccacgtgtgctcaacCAGCAAAGAGTCTATTAGTTGGCCCTAgttaccgatcctgatttccccattccttgaattggtggaaaaagggtttttcttttcagtactataaatattgacattgttaccattcttattgatattatgattattaaattgttattagaatattaataacatcaaaaacaataaactaatagaaatgaagctttcaaaaaattacggaaaatggtaaacagaggagataggtaagactaatagctgactccttggtgactaagcacttgcagaaccaactaaagacaatagataaacttttattgCAGTTTATGtcattgtagtcttgccacccgcGCTAACTGGGTTAACTCTTGTGGATGTAGACCGGTTGATAGGTCTCATTTTGTCCTTGTATGATCTCTGTTTTGCCGATGTTTACCTTAAGGCCCATTGCTTCGTATGCGGTGTTGAGGAGGCTGAGACTGGTTTGTAGGTCTAGAGTAGGCGTTGAGGAGGCTGAGACTGGTCTGTAGGTCTGCAGTAGGCGTTGAGGAGGCTGAGACTGGTCTGTAGGTCTGCAGTAGGCGTTGAAGAGGCTGAGACTGGTCTGTAGGTGAATTTGAAAGAAGTACAAGGTCGCCTGCGTACTGCAACTCTGTTATTTCAGTATGGGAGGTTTTAGTGCATGCTTTACTTAGAGACGTCTCAGGTTTAAGAAGTTGTTATCTAGGGGGTACTCTTCTGCCACTCTCTTATAACGATTGATGAGGTTGTGGGAGATGATGTGAGTATTGGATAAGTAAAGATTGAACAGGACTGGTGCCAAAACACACCCCTGCTTCATGCCTATGGTAAAATTGAACGGCTCCGAGAGATTTTCGACTCTTACTTGTGACTGCATGCCATCATGAAATTGACGAAGGATGGTTAAGAATTTCGCTGGAACCCCAATTTTTTCTAGTATCCACCATAACATTTTCCTGTTAACGGTATCAAATCCTTTACTCAGGCCTATGAAAGCCATgagtctttcctttcctctctgcacCGTGTATGGCCACGAGgaagcaacaacacacacatgaacacgcagatgcacacgcgcacgcacacgcacacacacacgcacacgcacacgcacacgcacatgcacacgcacacgcacacgcacacgcacacgcacacgcacacgcacacgcacacgcacacacacacacacacacacacacacacacacacacacacacacacacacacacaaacacacacacacatacacttatatatgaatatgtatatacatatatatatgtatatatatatatatatatatatatatatatatatatatatatatatatatatatatgtatataaatgcacatatatacatatacagaaatacatatatgtatatatatgaaaatgtgtatacataaatatgtatgtatgtatatgtatatacatacatacatacatacatacatacatatatatacatacattcatgcatatgtatatatacatacatacatatatgtatatatatatatatatatatatatatatatatatatatatatatatatatatatatatatatatatatatatatatatatatatatatacacaccacacacacaagcatatatatatatatatatatatatatatatatatatatatatatatatatatatgaggccgtggaggcagagcggttagagcatcggactcaagattgtcacggcggcaatctgagttcgagggttcgagtcaccggccggcgcgttgttcccttgggcaaggaacttcacctcgattgccctcctagaaaaacgacatatcgccttgagaagtcaaacgcatgtgtcgtaggggaagtcaccgccgtggcacaaaccgcggttgattaggaagggcatccaatcaggcaagggtggcactgccatatataacctctcagtagtgaattgagagaggcctatgtcctgcagtggaatgaatggctgttggaaaaaaaaatgtatgtatatatatatatacatatatattatatatatatacatacatacatatatatatatatatatattatatatatatattatatataaatacacacacacacacacacacacacacacacacacacacacacacacacacacacacacacacacacacacacacacacatatatatatatatatatatatatatatatatatatatatatatatatatatatacatacacacatatatatgtttgtgtgtgtgtgtgtgtgtgtgtgtgtgtgtgtgtgtgtgtgtgtgtgtgtatgtatgtatatatataatatacatatatatgtacacacacacacacaaacacacacacacacacacacacacacacacacacacacacacacacatatatatatatatatatatatatatatatatatatatatatatatatatatatatatatatatatatatatatatataatatataaaaaaaaaatatatatataatatatgttatatatatatatatatatacatatataaataataatcaatacaatatacaaaacatatataatatacgatacacacacacacaacacacatatatataatatatatatatatatatatatatatatatactatatatatatatatatatatatatatatatataatatatatagatatatacaatataatatctatatataaaatcatcatataatcatgtataataaatatatatatatatatatatatatatatatatatatatataatatatatatattatatataattataatatatatatataaatatatatacatatatatatatatatatatatatatatatatataatatatatatatataaatgtgtgtgtgagtgtgtgtgtgtgttgtacgagagagggcgaaagaagaAAGTGTtaacacacattcgcacacacctCGGGCAACGCAAGAATATTATACCACGAACCTTTTCGTAATAAGAAGCAAATCTGggtctaaattttatataaagaatagTCTACTTACACAGTCATATTTGCTATAACTTTTCATTTACGAGAGGATCCTGCCTTGGGCTATATTACATAAGGTTTAGAAATATATCTGAACTGAATGATCATTAACTTAatcatgaggaaaaaaaaacatataacaaagaaaataataagatttaagaTAAAaagtagggaaggaaggaagagaaagaggaagaggatgataattTGGAGGAAAGGAAAATTCTGTTTGTATTTATTCCCCTTCGGCCTCCGTTCGCTTCAAAGGCGATGAACATTATTactctacatatatgcatgatatttttaaatttgtatttgtaagtttgtgtgtgtgtgtgtgtgtgtgtgtgtgtgtgtgtgtgtgtgtgtgtgtgtgtgtgtgtgtgtgtgtgtgtgtgtgtgtgtgtgtgtgtgtgtgtgtgtgtgtgtgtgtgtgtgtgtttgtgtatgtgtgtgtgtgtatgtgtgtgtatatatgtatctctctctctctctctctctctctctctctctctctctctctctctctctctctctctctctctctctctatatatatatatatatatatatatatatatatatatatatatatatatatacacatatatatatatatatatgtatgtatgtatatgtgtgtgtgtgtgtgtatgtgtgtgcatgtatgtatataaatatatgcatatatatatatatatatatatatatatatatatatatatatatatatatatatatatgtatatgcaaatatttatatacatacatgcacacacacacacacacacacacacacacgcacacatatatatacatatatatatatatatatatatatatatatatatatatatatatatatatatatacatatattatacacaaataaatatactatatacaatatagcatttaaaaaaatcatcaggtAAGGATAACCTGCGGATTGCAATGATCTCAAAATCGTATAAGAGTCTGAGTTTTTCGGCGCAAAACTTCAAAAATATTTCACGTCAACTTAAATAAACAGGCGAAATTGCCTCTGCTAGAGATAGAGAGTcgttttttctcgcttttctctcccgctctccctctctccttttatcccactctctctctttctctccctgcctccttctcgctcttcttttttttcctgaatgactgtctgtgtgtgtgagtgtgtatacgtgtgtgtgtatctgtcataatgtctgtctgtctggctctctgactgcctttatatctttctctctctctcttcctttccctccttctctccctctctttctcactctttctgttgctctctctcttctctctctctctctctctctctctctctctctctctctctctctctctctctctctctctctctctctctctctcttttaaaagacTTTGACGttaatttcagttattttttttattgttcggaGGCTGAAAAATCTTATGTATTGAATACTGTATGGTATTAAGAAATCTGCTTGACACGAGCTATTGTGTCCATTTAATTTCaatgtttatatcttttatatatatatatatatatatatatatatatatatatatatatatatgtatatacatatatatatatatatatatatatatatatatatatatatatatatatatatacatttacacaattctttctttctttagttagttattcccacacacagacacatacacacacacacacacaaacacaaaacttacacacacacacacacacacacacacacacacacacacaactaacacacacacacacacacacacacacacacacacacacacacacacacacgcacgcacacgcacaaacaggcacacacacacacatacacacatacacataatactcccgcccaaatacacaaataaatacatatatatatatatatatatatatatatatatatatatatatatatatatatatatacatatatatatgtgtgtgtgtgtgtgtgtgtatatatatatatatatatatatatatatatatatatatatatatatatatatatatatagacacacacacacacacacacacacacacacgcacgcacacacacacacacacacacacaacacacacacacacacatacacacacacacacacacacacataagcacacacacacacacacacacacacacacacacacacacacacacacacacacacacaacacatatgcacgcacatacgtttatatatatatatatatatatatatatatatatatatatatatatatatatatatatatatatatatctgtttgtgtgtgtgtgtatcatatatatttatacacacacacactcacacacacacacacacacacacacacacacacacacacacacacaaataatatatatatatatatatatatatatatatatatatatatatgtatatatactatattatatatatatatatatatatatatatatatatatatatatatatatatacatacatatatatatatatatatatatatatatatatatatatatatatatatatatatatatatatatatatatccatatatacatacacacacacacacacagatattatgtatatatatatatatatatatatatatatatatatatatatatgtgtgtgtgtgtgtgtgtgtgtgtgtgtgtgtgtgtgtgtgtgtatatacatatatatatatatatatatatatatatatatatatatatatatatatataatttttgcacaCACTCTTAAATTAGagtcacacacagatacacacaaacatacagacctacacgcacacgtgtgtatatatgtatatataaatatatatatatatatatatatatatatatatatatatatatatatatatatatatatatatatatatatatatatatgaatatatatatatatatatatatatatatatatatatatatatatatatatatatatgcacacacacacacacacacacacacacacacacacacacacacacacacacacacacacacacacacacacacacacgagttcgagggtacgagtcaccggccggcgcgttgttcccttggacaaggaactcgattgcctaccaagccactgggtgggcaagccagccagcCTAAATCAGTGCCGGTTTCaagcctgggtaaatagagagggttggcgtcaggaagggcatccggccataaaagatgtCTGCCAGAATCTGATCATGGAGAGCCCATATAAGATGGATTAAagctaaagagaaaataaacacacacacacacacacacacacacacacacacacacacacacacattctctctctctctctctcattcacatacATGATTACAGTGACTGTCTACCTTAGATTTATGTCAGGATTAAATTATTTACTACCCTGATACGTCTTAAAGTCTAGTTTTATGTCAAGTGTACATAAcgaagttaataaaaataattacacatacaaaaaagaggGTAGTATTGCTCATGTGTTTGGTAGGAAGGCATTACACAAACCTGTACTGAACCTGTAAGTTCACTCCATTGGCTACTTACCTGCCCAACTTCTTTGGTTTTATGTAAACATATCCTCAGATTATGGCCCCCTACATTGTGCTACATGTTCCTCTCGGGGGCCATGGTCCCTAGTTtgggaaccacacacacacgcacacgcacacacacacacacacacacacacacacacacacacacacacatacacacacacacacacacacacacacacacacatatatatatatatatatatatatatatatatatatatatatatatatatatatagacacacacacacacacacacactgatttatgtattgatttatgtacatacacacagacaaagacaccacacgcacacacacacacacacacacacacacacatataaatatatatatatatatgtgtgtgtatgtgtgtgtgtgtgtatatgtatatacacacacacgcacagacacatatacatatatttatctatttatacatatatatatatatatatatatatatatatatatatatatatatatatatatatatatatatatatatatatatatatgtatatgtatatacattttgttatatatatatatatatatatatatatatatatatatatatatatatattagcacaccctcacacacacacactcacacacacacacacacacatacacacacacacacacacacacacacacacacacacacacacacacacacacacacacacacacacatatatatatatacatttatatatatatatatatatatatatatatatatatatatatatatatatatatatatatatgtgtgtgtgtgtgtgtgtgtgtgtgtgtgtgtgtgtgtgtgtgtgtgtgtgtgtgtgtgtgtgtgtgtgtgtgtgtgtgtctgtatgtatattattaatatatatatatatatatatatatatatatatatatatatatatatatatatatatatgcacaaacaacatattcccttttttcttttttatttttttttcttttttatttccacagaacataatacacacacacagtttatatttCCCCCTTACAAGATAACTAAACAAAGGCCTAGCCTGGAtttcacaacaaacacacgcacaacacaatcGCACGTGGGAACTACTCCTGTCATGGCAACACAATGTCACAAGGCAAGAGAATAAGGGAAtcagtaaaatgaaaaatgtggATAGTGATATCTGAAACAAAGCATCAGGTCCCTTAACTTAAGgccaaagaggaaggggagaaaagggacaaTGATAATGCACATAATTGAAAAAGAATGtgatagagacaaacagaaagaggagagagagagagagagagagagagagagagagagagagagagagagagagagagagataaagagagagagagagagagagagagagagagagagagagagagaaaggaggggggagtgagagagagggagaaagagagacacacagagagagagaaaggatcagAAAATATTTGCTTTGATATTTGATAGTTTCTTCCATTTGTCACTATGGTTATTATGTTTGGCATGGCAGGCTGTCTGTTTAGCTTGCTTTTAAACTACTCCCTGTTTGCAAGGAAAGAAGTCAGcaagtctcacacacacacacacacacacacacacacacacacacacacacacacacacacacacacacacacacacacacacacacacacacacacacaaattatatatatatctttgatagTTCGTAAATGTTTGTGATCATACtgaacattatctttttttatttagttgcCAACTAAATATTCTTGGAAGTGATTACAAGGCAGaggacaaaaatagaagaaaatagtgtaatgataaaaatgataacggtgtccatagcattaataataacagagGAATGAGCAAAATGCAGAAAAAGTGCAATAGCTTATATGTGCAGTATTTCATAATTATAGAACGATACACCGTCTTCATAGATATATCTGCATCAGTcgctacatctatatttatatctgtattttttatatatataacagtaccTTTAACCAAGGTATCTATAAACAGGTACACCCATTCCATCTTGATGAAAAGTTGTCAACATCTGGGCTAACTACCGTCGCATCACATTTATTCAgtgcaaatatcattattatttttttatttcgttttttttttatctatttcatttatcatttatatatatatatatatatatatatatatatatatatatatatatatatatatatatatattttttttttttttttttttttttttttttttttttcatttttattactgaacCTTTTTCAAAGAATATGcactaaaaacaaacaatcaaacaaaaaatgtTAGGGTCAAGATAGGGGGTGCAGGAAACGACGGCaccacgtttagccaatgagagtgcactGTGAAATATCAGacatagctagatacataattattggTATAATTTACTCGATACTGTTGTAATTATCAGAAGTAAAACCGAAattcctctttcatttattaaaatgaaGATTTCCTTAAGATTAACAgccgtcagaatactcttgggaaaaagtcaaattcatttttgggttcaacaTGTTAAAATGaaatggagctacctggttatatatCTCTTAcctttatttaaacttttttatctgtctctctgtctatttacctatcaatcaatctatctacctctttatctctctctctctctctctctttatatatatatatatatatgtgtgtgtgtgtgtgtgtgtgtgtgtgtgtgtgtgtgtgtgtgtgtgtgtgtgtgtgtgtgtgtgtgtctgtgtgtgtctgtgtgtatgcgtgtgtgtgtgtgtgtgtgtgtatgtatgtgtgtgtttgtgcctatatatatatatatatatatatatatatatatatatatatatatatatatatatatatatatatatatatatatattcatttatatacatatgtctatctgtttatctctcactatttatcaatctatatgtctatatgtgtatgagagttcacgtgtgtgtatgtacgtgtgtgtgtgtgtgtgtgtgtgtgtgtgtgtgtgtgtgtgtgtgtgtgtgtgtgtgtgtgtgtgtgtgtgtgtgtgtgtgtgtgtgtcagaacaaaagagagagagagagagagagagagagagagagaaagagagagggagaaagagagagagagagagagagagagagagagagagagagagagagagagagagagagagagagagagagagagagagagagagaggcgggaaaaCCTCAGATGTCGATGGCGCAAGGGCTCTTGAAGCGCCCTCGAGGACCAGAGGGCAAATGCAATTAATAAGTGAACTTTCAAGTGTCATGACTTTTATAGCTTGAGATCTGAAAgacggaaaataatgataaaaatgttaaggtcctctatcaaaaaaaaaaaaaaataataaataagtaaataaaaatattattaaacaaataaaataaaataaaatgaaaatcgtGTTTAAATTTCGTACGGAAATGAATTCCgcataaaatgagaaaataatattgaaatgaaaaAGTCAAACAACACTAAGAATTTAGCAATTTACATTCCTAATCACATTGTGTTTGCTAGTTTATTTATAGAACATcccaaccatcatcattatgaaaaagAATCGAAAACCTTATAAAATATCATGGAGGTCACATACCTAACACAACAACGAAAAACGGGTTGTTTTATAGACCATAGAATACGATTCATTTACTAAACAGACAGCATGAAACATCACCAAACGCTGTAACGCCAAATGTTACCAAAGGGACGTGTAAACTACACTATTTAAATCAGTTTGATGAGTTCACCCTTTAAAGTCGACGCGTACTGTAGgtttgtgtaaatagatagatatatgtatgaatgaatgaacgaaagaatgaataaattaatgaatgactggatgaatgaatgaatgaatgaatgactggatggatggatgaacagATTAATAGGTAAGTatataaacgaatgaataaaaaagtaaggACATAAATAGATACGTGAATGCATAGATTAgattaaactgaaaaaaacaaaaacaaagacttaaaagaaaagaaaaatgataagaataaagagacagaaaataacgaccaaataaagataaaacaaataagaccagagacaaaaaaaataaacaaaaaaaaaaacatgatatacaCCATTACACAGGTGATGTCATAGCAAGTGTGTGCTGATAGGCCATAAAAAGCCCCCAGAACACGTATGAGACATGTTAAGGACTGAGAAACATTACAGCCCAACGGAAAACATTTACGGGATCCTCGTGTGGTTTATGGATAGATGGACGGATGGCATGCTGTAGCCTCGTCACGaacggggagaaagggggaagaggataaaaagggaaggaggagatggagggaatgagcgaagagataaagaaggaatggGTGAATTGccggagagaatgaaggagaatggGGTGtaatgagagacaaagagaatagcagaaggtaaagggaaataaggaagagaaagggaaaaagagaatgagatcaAGAAAGAAGCGGGAAAGAGAATGggataaaggaaaataaggagaaataaaTGATGGACATAAAATGGgtaagaaagcgaagagagagaaaagaggaaaaatgaggagagcaaagagaagagagaagggatagagatggagtgaacgagggaaggaggaaagataaagaaaaggaaggagggtaaatgaaagagaaaagaagagataacagATGAAtcgaataaatgaagaaataagggaagagagagggaacgaataaagaataggaaggaaatggagagacagggaaaaaagcgaaaggaatggtagaaagagaaaaacgacgatataacaaatgaatagaaaaagaatGAACGGAAAAGCGAAAGgggtgcatgagagagagagagagagagagagagagagagagagagagagagagagagagagagagagagagagagagagagagagagagaga is a genomic window containing:
- the LOC119575870 gene encoding uncharacterized protein LOC119575870; the encoded protein is MAFIGLSKGFDTVNRKMLWWILEKIGVPAKFLTILRQFHDGMQSQSCSTQATLYFFQIHLQTSLSLFNAYCRPTDQSQPPQRLLQTYRPVSASSTPTLDLQTSLSLLNTAYEAMGLKVNIGKTEIIQGQNETYQPVYIHKNIEINVRISKTSVAFGRPGQPVFNNHNLKATTKAEV